The Gemmata palustris genome includes a region encoding these proteins:
- a CDS encoding type I polyketide synthase — protein MTRTADAQPDTSRPKRETRFEPLAIVGLGCLFPKAAGPGFFWANVKHGVDGISEVPATHWNPAEYFDADPKAPDMTYARRGGFLSAVEFNPLEFGIAPRDIEATDTTQLLGLVAAKQALVDAGVRFADAKPSALNGKHQNRPVVDRNRVSVILGVTGTLELVIPLGARLGHPKWKQAMRDAGIPADLADDAAARIAESYVPWQENSFPGLLGNVVAGRIANKLDLGGTNCVVDAACASSLSAVHLAALELQAGRCDVAVTGGCDTFNDIFMYMCFSKTPALSPTGDAKPFAEDGDGTILGEGLGMVVLKRLADAERDGDTIYAVMKGVGSSSDGKGNAIYAPSAAGQKKALLTAYDLAGVAPDTIELVEAHGTGTKVGDTVEITALTDVYTTSARTVGAPKPRPWAAIGSVKSQIGHTKAAAGAASLIKAALAVYFKVLPPTLKVTRPVDPLLTADTPFYVNAEMRPWLPRAEHPRRAALSAFGFGGSNFHAVLEEHRAEKFEPDWDGSVEIVALGASTTRALVEEIDRLSSQAGGSSAWSAFARAAEVSRASFDPASACRLCFAVHRTLTDLPKLLASAKARLVAEPDATSWHTPDGAHFGRGAAPGKLAVLFPGQGSQSVGMLRDLACLLPESLDALASANEVVTALTHEATNSRRLSDYIYPPTTFSAERKKDNDRDLRDTRNAQPAIGAVSFGAWRALADRFGVVADAFAGHSYGELVALAAAGRLGARDLFTLSGVRGQLMASHRAGDPGSMLAVLAPLADIETALAREKLDVVVANRNAPKQNVLSGSTAHIERAAKLLADAGMKATRLPVAAAFHSALVADAAGPFRAALDNVSLAAGAVPVYANTTADAYPADERAAKDLLANQLARPVAFVEQIRAMTAAGVRTFVEVGPGSVLTRLVEAILADAPVAGATAFALDASGGKRPGALDLGNVLARIAATGHAVALAAWERESRCRPPAPPTGKPGLTVSVCGANSVTPREKRPARPQQHLSSANGNGKPHANGPALAIPTRPKGSVMSDAASGPTDPNALAQALFMTQQSLAALQRMQEQTASLHKQFLESQETAQRTLQTLVDQQQTLLLTGLGAGAPITSAPVAFTLPAAPPPAPALPPVAPPPAARPAPPATTILPASALPKEAFAPLPPRASKPSVLPPAPQPAPVPQPKIVAAPPAPAASTQARDKIASTLLSVVSEKTGYPADSLDLSMSLDADLGVDSIKRVEILSALQERLPEAPAVKPEHLGALHTLKDVADFLAGPQAPATAKISLLDVSSTLSVGKAEAGTVPAPVSAQTPAKAPDLTDTRPSGVAGGAPRSVPAAPGEGHRQPITSVNTDRIERSVPKVVDLDVSTPRARLPLPAASEFWVVGAADALTGAVAERLRAAGFRPQTFGWADAPGTQTLPKGLGGLVLLAPVAPGPDSGFNRRAFDWLKAAASKLRQAGRAGGAVFATVARLDGAFGLADLSPDADPTAGGLAGIAKTARHEWPEVSCRALDLSPAVTDTGAAAAAVVDEVLSVGPPEVGIAPTHRCTIELARAARRSSGQLINLGSRDVILVTGGARGVTAEVSVALAETYCPTLILTGRTPTPTPEPEYLAGVTAEPEMKKAIATALGVDGNPRTVGELYKKVVAQREVRNTIERVQQAGAKVAYFPVDITDGRAVADMLHQVRVKFGPVSALVHGAGVLADKRIEDLTGEGFDHVYATKVDGLRTLLDLLGHDELKALVLFSSTTARLGRVGQLAYACANEVLNKTAQVEARRRPGARVSAINWGPWDGGMVTPGLRKMFESEGVGTIPLIEGATFLVQELNAAGRAVEVVALVKGTGRATAPHTPLPIPPAAPVMSPPNPLPSADMTVAFERAVDVATHPILKSHVLDGLAVLPVALHLEWLAHAALHGNPGFQFHGFNDLRVTSGVKVEAGAPVAVRALAGKATKQDKLLVVPVELRGKKKDGRDVIYSRAEIVLASGLPKPPPADRPPAVAPVPYDKARAYREFLFHGQDLQGIAQLTGRSEKAFVGTSYPAPAPADWFEFPLRSGWVADPLVLDVAFQMMILWTQGAHDSASLPSFVGRYRQFRKTYPADPVTIVVRVTRDDARFARADIDFLAADGQVVAQMQDYECVMEPSLNASFRKNQLALK, from the coding sequence ATGACACGAACTGCCGACGCACAACCCGATACGTCCCGCCCGAAGCGCGAAACGCGGTTCGAGCCGCTCGCGATCGTCGGCCTCGGGTGCCTGTTCCCGAAGGCCGCCGGGCCGGGGTTCTTCTGGGCGAACGTGAAGCACGGGGTGGACGGCATCAGCGAGGTGCCGGCCACGCACTGGAACCCGGCCGAGTATTTTGACGCGGACCCCAAAGCGCCGGACATGACTTACGCGCGCCGCGGCGGGTTCCTCTCCGCGGTCGAGTTCAATCCGCTCGAGTTCGGCATCGCCCCGCGCGACATCGAAGCCACCGATACTACACAACTCCTGGGCCTCGTCGCCGCGAAGCAAGCACTCGTGGACGCGGGCGTGCGCTTCGCCGATGCGAAGCCCTCCGCACTCAACGGCAAGCACCAAAACCGCCCCGTCGTGGACCGTAACCGCGTCTCGGTCATCCTCGGGGTGACGGGCACGCTGGAACTCGTGATCCCGCTCGGCGCGCGGCTCGGCCACCCGAAGTGGAAACAGGCGATGCGTGATGCGGGCATCCCGGCGGACCTCGCCGACGACGCCGCTGCTCGTATCGCCGAGAGTTACGTCCCCTGGCAGGAGAACAGCTTCCCGGGCCTGCTCGGGAACGTGGTCGCGGGGCGCATCGCGAACAAGCTCGACCTCGGCGGCACGAACTGCGTCGTCGACGCCGCGTGCGCCAGTTCGCTGTCCGCGGTCCACCTCGCCGCGCTGGAACTGCAGGCCGGGCGCTGCGACGTGGCCGTCACCGGCGGGTGCGACACGTTCAACGACATCTTCATGTACATGTGCTTCAGCAAGACCCCGGCGCTGTCGCCGACGGGGGACGCGAAGCCCTTCGCCGAAGACGGTGACGGCACCATTCTCGGTGAAGGTTTGGGTATGGTCGTGCTGAAGCGCCTCGCGGACGCGGAGCGCGACGGCGACACGATCTATGCGGTCATGAAGGGCGTCGGGTCGTCGAGCGACGGCAAGGGCAACGCGATCTACGCCCCGAGCGCCGCCGGGCAGAAGAAGGCGCTGCTCACCGCATACGACCTCGCGGGGGTGGCGCCGGACACCATCGAACTGGTCGAAGCGCACGGCACCGGCACGAAGGTCGGCGACACGGTCGAGATCACCGCGCTGACGGACGTGTACACGACGAGCGCCCGTACCGTGGGGGCGCCGAAGCCCCGCCCGTGGGCCGCGATCGGGTCCGTGAAGTCGCAGATCGGGCACACGAAAGCGGCGGCGGGGGCGGCGTCGCTCATCAAGGCGGCGCTGGCGGTGTACTTCAAGGTGCTGCCGCCGACGCTGAAGGTCACGCGCCCGGTCGATCCGCTGCTCACGGCCGATACGCCCTTCTACGTGAACGCCGAGATGCGACCGTGGTTGCCGCGTGCCGAGCACCCGCGGCGCGCGGCGCTGTCCGCGTTCGGGTTCGGCGGGAGCAACTTCCACGCGGTACTCGAAGAACACCGCGCGGAGAAGTTCGAGCCGGACTGGGACGGTTCGGTCGAAATCGTGGCCCTCGGCGCGAGCACCACGCGGGCACTGGTCGAAGAAATCGATCGCTTGTCGTCGCAGGCGGGCGGTTCTTCCGCCTGGAGCGCATTCGCGCGGGCGGCCGAAGTTTCACGTGCGTCGTTCGACCCCGCGAGCGCGTGCCGGTTGTGCTTTGCGGTTCACCGCACGCTCACCGACCTGCCGAAGTTGCTCGCGAGCGCCAAGGCGCGTCTCGTCGCCGAACCCGATGCGACGAGCTGGCACACCCCGGACGGCGCGCACTTCGGGCGCGGGGCCGCGCCGGGCAAACTTGCGGTGCTGTTCCCGGGGCAGGGCTCACAGTCCGTCGGGATGCTCCGCGATCTCGCGTGCCTGCTGCCGGAATCGCTCGACGCGCTCGCGTCCGCGAACGAAGTCGTCACCGCGTTGACGCACGAAGCGACCAACTCGCGCCGGTTGAGCGATTACATCTACCCGCCGACCACGTTCAGCGCGGAGCGTAAGAAGGACAACGATCGCGACCTCCGCGACACGCGGAATGCGCAGCCCGCCATTGGCGCGGTGAGCTTCGGCGCCTGGCGCGCACTCGCGGACCGCTTCGGCGTGGTGGCCGATGCCTTCGCGGGTCACAGTTACGGCGAACTCGTTGCTCTTGCCGCGGCCGGGCGGCTCGGCGCACGCGACCTGTTCACGCTCTCCGGCGTGCGCGGGCAACTCATGGCGAGTCACCGGGCCGGTGATCCGGGCTCGATGCTGGCCGTCCTCGCGCCGCTCGCGGATATCGAAACGGCGCTCGCGCGTGAAAAGCTCGACGTGGTCGTGGCGAACCGCAACGCGCCGAAGCAGAACGTGCTTTCGGGCTCGACGGCCCACATTGAGCGTGCTGCCAAGTTGCTGGCCGATGCCGGGATGAAGGCGACGCGGTTGCCGGTCGCGGCGGCGTTCCACTCGGCGCTCGTTGCAGACGCCGCGGGGCCGTTCCGGGCCGCGCTCGATAACGTTTCGCTCGCGGCCGGCGCGGTTCCGGTTTACGCGAACACGACCGCCGATGCCTACCCCGCCGACGAGCGCGCGGCGAAGGACTTGCTCGCGAACCAGCTCGCGCGCCCGGTCGCGTTCGTGGAACAGATCCGCGCGATGACCGCGGCCGGCGTTCGGACCTTCGTCGAGGTCGGCCCCGGTTCGGTGCTCACACGCTTGGTCGAAGCGATCCTGGCCGATGCGCCGGTCGCGGGGGCCACCGCTTTCGCGCTTGATGCTTCTGGCGGCAAGCGCCCGGGGGCGCTCGATTTGGGCAACGTCCTGGCGCGGATCGCGGCCACCGGGCACGCGGTCGCGCTCGCGGCCTGGGAGCGGGAGAGCCGCTGCCGCCCGCCCGCGCCGCCGACCGGCAAGCCGGGCCTTACTGTGAGCGTGTGCGGGGCGAACTCGGTGACCCCGCGCGAGAAGCGCCCGGCCCGCCCCCAACAACATCTGTCCTCCGCGAACGGGAACGGCAAGCCGCACGCCAACGGTCCCGCACTCGCAATTCCGACACGGCCGAAGGGTTCTGTAATGTCCGACGCCGCTTCCGGCCCGACCGACCCGAACGCGCTAGCCCAAGCGCTCTTCATGACGCAGCAGAGTCTGGCCGCGCTCCAGCGGATGCAGGAGCAGACGGCTTCGCTCCACAAGCAGTTTTTAGAATCGCAGGAGACGGCCCAGCGCACGCTGCAGACGCTCGTGGACCAGCAACAGACGCTGCTGCTCACGGGCCTCGGTGCGGGCGCGCCGATCACCTCGGCTCCGGTCGCGTTCACGCTTCCGGCCGCCCCGCCACCGGCGCCCGCGCTTCCGCCGGTAGCACCGCCGCCCGCTGCCCGGCCCGCACCGCCCGCGACGACCATTCTCCCGGCGTCGGCCCTTCCGAAAGAGGCGTTCGCGCCGCTGCCGCCGCGTGCGTCCAAGCCGTCGGTTCTTCCGCCCGCGCCGCAACCGGCTCCCGTGCCACAACCGAAGATCGTTGCCGCACCACCCGCGCCGGCCGCGAGCACGCAAGCTCGGGACAAGATCGCATCGACGTTGTTGTCGGTGGTGTCGGAGAAGACGGGTTACCCGGCGGACAGTCTGGACCTGTCGATGTCGTTGGACGCGGACCTGGGTGTGGACTCGATCAAGCGGGTGGAGATCCTGTCGGCGCTGCAGGAGCGTTTGCCGGAGGCCCCGGCGGTGAAGCCCGAGCACCTGGGTGCGCTGCACACGCTCAAGGACGTGGCCGACTTCCTCGCCGGGCCGCAAGCGCCGGCCACGGCCAAAATCTCGCTCCTTGATGTGAGCAGCACGTTATCCGTGGGAAAAGCTGAAGCGGGCACGGTACCGGCCCCCGTGTCCGCGCAAACTCCCGCCAAGGCCCCCGACCTGACCGACACGCGGCCGAGTGGGGTCGCCGGGGGCGCTCCGCGATCGGTCCCGGCCGCTCCGGGGGAGGGTCATCGCCAACCGATCACGTCGGTTAACACCGATCGCATCGAGCGCAGCGTCCCAAAGGTCGTCGACCTCGATGTGAGCACCCCGCGTGCGCGGCTCCCGCTTCCTGCGGCGAGCGAGTTCTGGGTCGTGGGCGCGGCCGATGCGCTGACGGGCGCCGTAGCGGAGCGCCTGCGTGCGGCCGGGTTCCGCCCCCAAACCTTTGGCTGGGCCGATGCGCCGGGCACGCAGACACTGCCCAAGGGATTGGGCGGGCTGGTGCTGCTCGCGCCCGTCGCACCGGGACCGGATTCGGGCTTCAACCGCCGGGCGTTCGACTGGCTCAAGGCCGCCGCGAGCAAGTTGCGACAAGCGGGACGCGCGGGCGGCGCGGTGTTCGCCACCGTCGCGCGCCTGGACGGTGCGTTTGGTCTTGCGGACCTGTCCCCGGACGCCGACCCGACCGCCGGCGGACTCGCCGGGATCGCCAAAACCGCGCGCCACGAGTGGCCGGAAGTGAGCTGCCGGGCGCTGGACCTCTCGCCGGCCGTCACCGACACCGGCGCCGCGGCCGCTGCGGTCGTTGATGAAGTGCTGTCCGTTGGTCCGCCGGAAGTCGGCATCGCGCCCACGCACCGCTGCACGATCGAGTTGGCCCGTGCCGCACGTCGATCGAGCGGCCAGCTCATCAACCTCGGTTCGCGCGACGTGATCTTGGTTACGGGGGGCGCCCGCGGGGTGACCGCCGAAGTGTCCGTCGCACTGGCCGAGACCTACTGCCCGACACTGATCCTGACCGGGCGCACGCCGACCCCGACGCCGGAACCGGAATACCTCGCGGGGGTGACCGCCGAACCGGAGATGAAGAAGGCGATCGCGACCGCACTGGGGGTGGATGGGAACCCGCGCACGGTCGGCGAACTGTACAAGAAAGTGGTCGCGCAGCGCGAGGTGCGCAACACGATCGAGCGCGTCCAACAAGCCGGGGCGAAGGTCGCGTACTTCCCGGTGGACATCACCGATGGTCGTGCAGTAGCCGACATGTTGCACCAGGTGCGAGTCAAGTTCGGTCCGGTGTCCGCGCTCGTTCACGGGGCCGGGGTGCTGGCCGACAAGCGCATCGAGGACCTCACCGGCGAGGGCTTCGACCACGTCTACGCCACCAAGGTGGACGGGCTGCGCACGCTGCTCGACCTCCTGGGCCACGACGAACTGAAGGCGCTCGTGCTGTTCAGCTCCACGACGGCCCGGCTCGGGCGCGTGGGGCAACTGGCTTACGCCTGTGCGAACGAGGTGCTGAACAAGACGGCCCAGGTGGAGGCCCGCCGGCGCCCCGGCGCCCGCGTGTCGGCGATCAACTGGGGCCCGTGGGACGGCGGGATGGTCACGCCGGGGTTGCGGAAGATGTTCGAGTCCGAAGGCGTGGGCACGATCCCGCTGATCGAGGGCGCGACCTTCTTGGTTCAGGAACTGAACGCCGCGGGCCGCGCGGTGGAAGTGGTCGCACTGGTCAAAGGAACGGGGCGCGCGACGGCCCCGCACACGCCGCTGCCGATTCCCCCCGCCGCGCCCGTGATGTCCCCGCCCAACCCGCTCCCGTCGGCCGACATGACGGTCGCGTTCGAGCGCGCGGTGGACGTCGCGACGCACCCGATCCTCAAGTCGCACGTCCTCGACGGGCTCGCGGTGCTTCCCGTGGCTCTTCACCTGGAGTGGCTCGCCCACGCCGCCCTACACGGCAACCCCGGGTTCCAGTTCCACGGGTTCAACGATTTGCGCGTCACCAGCGGCGTGAAGGTGGAGGCCGGTGCGCCGGTGGCCGTTCGTGCCCTGGCGGGTAAGGCCACGAAGCAGGACAAGTTGCTCGTTGTGCCGGTGGAGCTGCGCGGGAAGAAGAAGGACGGGCGCGATGTGATTTACTCGCGGGCCGAGATCGTGCTCGCGTCCGGGCTGCCCAAGCCGCCGCCCGCGGACCGCCCGCCGGCCGTTGCGCCGGTGCCCTACGACAAGGCCCGCGCGTACCGCGAGTTCCTGTTCCACGGCCAGGACCTGCAGGGCATCGCGCAACTCACCGGGCGCTCGGAGAAGGCGTTCGTGGGCACGTCGTACCCCGCGCCCGCGCCGGCCGACTGGTTCGAGTTCCCGCTCCGCTCCGGCTGGGTCGCCGACCCGCTGGTGCTCGACGTCGCGTTCCAGATGATGATCCTCTGGACCCAGGGCGCGCACGACTCCGCGTCGCTCCCGAGCTTCGTCGGGCGGTACCGGCAGTTCCGCAAGACCTACCCCGCGGACCCGGTCACGATCGTCGTCCGCGTCACGCGCGACGACGCCCGGTTCGCGCGAGCGGACATTGACTTCCTCGCCGCGGACGGTCAGGTGGTCGCCCAGATGCAGGACTACGAGTGCGTCATGGAGCCGTCGCTCAACGCCTCGTTCCGCAAGAACCAACTCGCCTTGAAGTAG